From the Candidatus Krumholzibacteriota bacterium genome, one window contains:
- a CDS encoding HD domain-containing protein: MKKKELEELKDWFAMYVQTFKASGYGELENIVLKEKHSRRVSKEALEMGAQMGADAEKLHLIEAIGLLHDVGRFEQFVRYGTFVDAESVDHAEFGVEILKRRAILDRLDRKEQEIVFCAILHHNKFSLPKGEPEECLFYLKLLRDADKLDIWNVMIDYYSNGDSYSNEAVGLGLPDTEGISLEILDDLHEGRTVRSSELKNQNDFKLLQISWIYGINFSCALKRVLKRGYIESVRSFLPESDQIDDAVSEAIARAEKRVQSIEHK, encoded by the coding sequence ATGAAAAAGAAAGAGCTTGAGGAGCTGAAAGATTGGTTCGCGATGTATGTTCAAACCTTCAAAGCCTCCGGGTATGGAGAACTGGAAAATATTGTTCTTAAAGAGAAGCACTCGAGGAGGGTAAGTAAAGAGGCGCTGGAAATGGGAGCTCAGATGGGAGCAGATGCTGAGAAGCTTCATCTTATTGAGGCTATCGGGCTTCTTCACGATGTTGGAAGATTTGAGCAGTTTGTAAGATATGGAACATTCGTTGACGCCGAGTCGGTTGACCACGCGGAGTTTGGCGTTGAGATTCTTAAAAGAAGAGCTATTCTTGATCGTCTTGACCGAAAGGAACAGGAGATTGTTTTTTGCGCGATATTACATCATAACAAGTTTTCTCTGCCGAAAGGTGAACCGGAAGAATGCCTGTTCTATCTTAAGTTACTGAGAGACGCGGACAAACTGGATATATGGAATGTTATGATCGATTATTATTCAAATGGGGACAGCTATTCTAACGAAGCTGTTGGCCTCGGCCTTCCTGATACCGAAGGTATCTCTCTGGAAATCCTGGATGATCTTCATGAAGGGAGGACGGTAAGGTCCTCGGAATTAAAGAACCAGAATGATTTTAAACTCCTTCAGATCAGCTGGATATACGGAATTAATTTTAGCTGCGCGCTCAAACGGGTATTAAAAAGAGGATATATCGAAAGTGTGCGTTCCTTCCTGCCCGAAAGCGACCAAATCGATGATGCTGTTTCAGAAGCAATAGCCAGGGCTGAAAAGAGAGTTCAGTCAATAGAGCATAAGTAG
- a CDS encoding UbiA family prenyltransferase, with the protein MSLTTEKKSLPPDYIFLLRPIILIPVWTFFLLGAYHGADIAGKSTGNHLLLYGILSFTALLGAVYIINQITDKETDLANNKLFLIPRGIIKVKAAWTETFILILVSFITAALLLPGRFIIILILSLMLGLAYSIEPLRFKRRPVLDIASNALGSGILNTLAGWMVVSGRIEGWEILLPYPLAVASVHLITTIADTEGDRKSKLKTSGVILEQRAGVIISLILMALSVAAAIIVENKTAMYASLFSLPFFLFPLFSKIKALSEKRILLPAKISTLIFSIAAGVIFKLYIPYLAAVLLITRVYYKLRFQISYPALK; encoded by the coding sequence TTGAGCTTAACAACAGAGAAAAAAAGCTTACCGCCCGACTATATATTTCTTCTTCGTCCGATAATTCTAATCCCCGTGTGGACATTTTTTCTTCTGGGCGCTTATCACGGAGCAGATATAGCCGGAAAATCAACGGGAAATCATCTTCTTCTCTACGGAATTTTGTCATTCACCGCTCTGCTTGGAGCCGTTTATATAATTAACCAGATAACAGACAAAGAAACGGATCTTGCCAACAACAAACTCTTCCTGATTCCGCGAGGTATTATAAAAGTAAAAGCCGCCTGGACAGAAACTTTTATCCTTATACTCGTTTCATTTATCACAGCCGCCCTTCTTCTTCCCGGAAGATTTATAATTATTCTCATCCTCAGCTTAATGCTGGGGCTTGCTTATTCGATTGAACCGCTCAGATTTAAAAGAAGGCCCGTTCTCGATATAGCTTCAAACGCCCTCGGCAGCGGTATTCTTAACACACTTGCCGGATGGATGGTGGTCTCCGGCCGAATTGAAGGATGGGAAATTCTCCTTCCGTATCCTCTAGCCGTAGCCTCTGTCCACCTTATAACAACAATCGCCGACACGGAAGGCGACAGGAAAAGTAAACTTAAAACAAGCGGGGTAATTCTCGAACAGCGGGCAGGAGTGATCATATCTCTAATACTTATGGCCCTTTCCGTTGCCGCCGCCATTATAGTTGAAAATAAAACAGCCATGTACGCGTCTCTCTTTTCCCTGCCTTTCTTTTTATTTCCCCTCTTTTCAAAAATAAAAGCCCTGTCTGAAAAAAGAATTCTTCTGCCGGCCAAGATATCGACATTGATATTCTCAATCGCGGCCGGCGTTATATTCAAACTATATATACCTTATCTGGCTGCAGTACTCCTGATAACCCGCGTCTACTATAAACTCAGATTCCAGATATCATATCCGGCTCTGAAATAG
- a CDS encoding AMP-binding protein, with protein sequence MKKLQEEQKIQSLKDQGIKTLSDLFEDSAKRWVGRNALRKRHEWGYQEISYKEFNRLISFLGTGFILEGLEKNDKVILIGENSPEWALVYASVTSSNSIIVPLDPMLKENEIRHLLMHSEAKFLVTSLKIYKAHIENMHIEGVKVILIGEDDSGELPISLGKIMANGKKSINDGESSFFQRKSEISADDTAAICYTSGTTGKPKGAVLLHRNIISDLDSIRKRALLLSDDNFLCILPLYHTFATTCVFLTAFTSGSTVVFSRSLKPNIILQDVKEEDISVIVAVPLLLEHLMEFLQPEERKDTSESGFFSRFLGKIKSGFSRLLGKTETPRGAADMSGLKDLKLCISGAAPLRPDIEKDLISAGIPLVQGYGLTEASPVVSFNPPENPVFGTVGTALDGIDVEINNPNEEGVGEIVVTGENVMKEYYKNPDATNNVLKNGRLFTGDLGRMDPDGYITIMGRQKSVIITPGGKNIYPDELELLLNRDKFILESAIVKNEDKRGNVRIAAIIVPDYDTFGSSGDVEKPLTEEGIKSVISNQINKISDNLPDYKRISDFQIRDEELPRTTTNKLKRHMISWVRE encoded by the coding sequence ATGAAAAAGTTACAGGAAGAACAAAAAATACAATCCCTCAAAGATCAAGGGATTAAAACACTTTCGGATCTTTTCGAAGACAGCGCTAAAAGATGGGTCGGAAGGAACGCTCTGAGAAAACGTCACGAATGGGGCTACCAGGAAATCTCATACAAAGAATTCAACCGGTTGATCTCTTTTCTCGGCACGGGATTTATACTCGAGGGACTCGAGAAAAATGACAAAGTAATTCTTATCGGTGAGAACTCTCCCGAATGGGCTCTGGTTTACGCCTCTGTAACTTCCAGCAACAGTATAATCGTACCTCTGGACCCGATGCTTAAAGAAAATGAAATACGTCATCTCCTTATGCATTCCGAAGCAAAATTTCTTGTCACATCCCTTAAAATTTACAAAGCCCATATAGAGAATATGCATATCGAAGGGGTAAAAGTAATATTAATAGGCGAAGATGATTCAGGTGAATTGCCAATCAGCCTGGGTAAAATCATGGCAAACGGGAAAAAGTCAATAAACGACGGGGAATCGAGTTTTTTCCAGCGTAAAAGCGAAATATCAGCTGATGATACTGCAGCAATCTGCTATACGTCGGGAACTACGGGAAAGCCAAAAGGCGCCGTCTTACTTCACAGGAATATCATTTCAGATCTCGATTCCATCAGAAAAAGAGCGCTCCTGCTCAGCGATGACAACTTTCTCTGTATCCTTCCGCTTTATCACACATTCGCGACCACATGCGTTTTTCTCACCGCATTCACCTCCGGTTCAACTGTAGTTTTCAGCCGGTCTCTAAAACCAAACATCATACTGCAGGATGTAAAAGAAGAGGATATTTCTGTAATTGTCGCCGTTCCGCTTCTTCTGGAACACCTGATGGAATTCCTACAGCCGGAAGAGAGAAAAGACACCTCGGAAAGCGGCTTTTTCTCCCGCTTTTTAGGGAAGATCAAATCTGGATTCTCCCGCCTGCTGGGCAAAACTGAAACACCCCGCGGTGCGGCAGACATGTCAGGCCTGAAGGACCTTAAGCTTTGTATAAGCGGCGCCGCTCCTCTCCGCCCGGATATAGAAAAGGATCTGATTTCAGCGGGAATACCCCTTGTTCAAGGATACGGTCTTACTGAAGCGTCGCCGGTTGTCAGCTTTAATCCTCCCGAGAATCCGGTTTTCGGAACGGTGGGAACAGCCCTTGACGGTATCGATGTTGAAATAAACAATCCGAATGAAGAAGGTGTGGGGGAAATTGTGGTAACTGGAGAAAATGTAATGAAGGAATACTACAAAAACCCCGATGCCACAAATAACGTTTTAAAGAACGGGCGTCTCTTCACGGGAGACCTAGGCAGGATGGACCCGGACGGTTACATAACTATCATGGGCAGACAAAAATCGGTAATAATAACCCCCGGCGGCAAGAACATCTACCCTGATGAACTCGAGCTACTGCTCAACCGAGATAAGTTTATCCTGGAAAGCGCTATAGTAAAGAATGAGGACAAACGCGGGAACGTACGTATCGCCGCTATCATAGTTCCGGATTACGACACCTTCGGTTCATCCGGGGATGTAGAAAAACCCCTCACGGAAGAAGGGATAAAATCGGTTATTTCGAATCAGATAAATAAAATATCTGATAATCTGCCCGATTATAAGAGGATATCCGATTTTCAGATAAGGGATGAGGAACTTCCAAGAACAACCACAAACAAGCTCAAACGTCACATGATATCATGGGTCAGGGAATAG
- a CDS encoding nitroreductase family protein, whose amino-acid sequence MSIDIILARRSIRKFKEREIEEEKLTKIVEAGMAAPSSRNRKPWHLVTVTERETLNRLAEGHPYGKMLFEATAAIAVCGDTGISPDYWVQDCSAVTENILIAAASLDLGSCWLGCHPREERVSAIKKILSIPENIGVLSLIAIGYPAEEKEARTQYDKSRDHRQSW is encoded by the coding sequence ATGTCTATTGATATAATTTTAGCGAGACGAAGTATCAGGAAATTCAAAGAACGGGAGATTGAAGAAGAAAAACTAACTAAAATAGTTGAGGCCGGAATGGCGGCGCCGTCCAGCAGAAATAGAAAGCCGTGGCATCTTGTAACCGTAACAGAAAGAGAAACACTGAACAGACTGGCTGAAGGGCATCCTTACGGGAAAATGCTCTTTGAAGCTACAGCCGCTATAGCTGTGTGCGGTGATACCGGGATCTCTCCGGACTACTGGGTGCAGGACTGCAGCGCCGTGACCGAAAACATACTTATAGCCGCCGCATCCCTTGACCTTGGTTCTTGCTGGCTCGGATGCCACCCTCGTGAAGAGAGGGTGTCCGCGATAAAAAAGATCCTGTCCATTCCCGAGAATATCGGCGTCTTAAGTCTGATAGCGATAGGATATCCGGCTGAAGAGAAAGAAGCTAGAACCCAATACGACAAATCCAGAGATCACAGGCAGAGTTGGTAA
- a CDS encoding RNA methyltransferase, protein MNIDNSTNITSAKNPGIKSLIRLRKKNERDKTGLTSIEGVRELSAAIRAGTSLKDVYCCMEIIKSDEAISLLNTLKKKNCSIITVSRHVFGKIAYRGTTGGFVAVAAARETGLEDLPEDQNPSYLVADNVEKPGNIGALLRTADGAGVSALIASDLKTDLFNPNIIRSSLGAVFTVPTANAGSDEIIEWLKKKKINIISSSPDSKLNYTDIDLTLPCAIILGSEKRGLRKKWFIASDNIVNIPMKGDVDSLNVSTAGAVLLYEILRQRSIKS, encoded by the coding sequence ATGAACATCGACAACTCAACAAATATAACCAGCGCGAAGAACCCCGGCATAAAATCACTGATCAGACTGAGGAAAAAAAATGAGCGTGATAAAACGGGGCTTACCTCGATAGAAGGGGTGCGTGAGCTGAGTGCCGCGATCCGCGCCGGAACATCTCTTAAAGATGTATACTGCTGCATGGAAATCATAAAAAGCGATGAAGCAATTTCACTTCTCAATACTCTTAAGAAAAAGAACTGCAGTATAATCACAGTCTCAAGGCATGTCTTCGGCAAAATAGCCTATCGAGGCACAACAGGCGGCTTTGTCGCGGTAGCGGCCGCGCGCGAAACAGGACTTGAAGACCTTCCCGAAGATCAAAATCCATCCTATCTTGTAGCTGACAATGTGGAAAAACCCGGCAATATCGGCGCTCTTCTTAGAACTGCAGACGGCGCGGGAGTTTCCGCGCTTATAGCCAGCGATTTAAAGACAGATCTCTTTAATCCTAATATCATACGTTCCAGCCTTGGAGCCGTATTTACAGTTCCCACAGCAAATGCCGGCTCTGACGAAATAATAGAGTGGCTTAAGAAAAAAAAGATAAATATAATCAGTTCTTCCCCTGACTCGAAGCTGAATTATACCGACATCGACCTTACTCTTCCCTGCGCGATTATCCTGGGCAGTGAAAAGAGAGGATTAAGAAAAAAATGGTTTATCGCGTCAGATAATATCGTTAATATACCTATGAAAGGAGATGTGGATTCACTCAACGTATCTACGGCCGGGGCCGTGCTTCTATATGAAATATTAAGACAGAGATCGATCAAATCATAA